The genomic segment TTGAAAAGGCAGCCCGCAATGCGGATCTTCGGCAAAAGTGCTTTACCGAACGCGGTTTGTGCTATCTTGATGCAAGTAGTCTTGAAAAAGCTGCTTTTGAGTTTGACCGCGCACTTAAACTCATAACTGCAAAAAATGCGAATCCCGATACATTGCGGCTCCGCTATGCGGCTGCGGCATGCTACGAAAAAATGAGAGATCTTGATCGTGCCATCGAACAATGGGAGATAATCCACACCGTAACACCGAACTATAAAGATGTTGCGGATAAACTGAATCAGTATCGAGATCTCCGATCGAACGATTATATGAAAGAATATCTTACCGTCGGCGCGGAAGCGTTCCTCAAACTCTGTAAAGCGGTTACGGAGCAAGCTTTTGCGCTTTCGGTTCAGTCACAAAAAGAGATTAAACAGGGATGCGCTATTATTGCATTAGAAGATAATTCCGAAAAATGGATGAATGTACGGAAACAGCCCAAACTCTTTATTTATTCGCGGGATAGCGACATCATCGGTGATTCTTTTTTACGTTCGCTACATGAACAGATGAAGGCTCAAGGGTTGGTGCGGGGTGTCGTTATTACCTCAAGCGGTTTTTCGCGAGCTGCATTGAGTTTTGCAGAAAATCGGCCGTTTGAATTAATCGATAAAGACAAACTGGAGTCCATCCTAAAAACAATAAAAGGCATATAGCATGAAGATCCTCTGCGTTTCTGATCAAATCGATCCGCTCATTTACAGTGTTAATATTAAAGAGCGGTATAAAGATGTCGATCTTGTGATTTCGGCAGGGGATTTACCGATGGAGTATTTAGAATTTATCGTTTCATCATTGAATAAACCGCTTTTTTTTGC from the Treponema medium genome contains:
- a CDS encoding tetratricopeptide repeat protein; translation: MSLYLISFISVLAFFILLLAFLLIRSIISPKKTAIIEKYINAGKYTTAIKRAKAIIAKKPRDTKAHYLLGKAYLADGRAELALMEFKTISKATFESTAQEKEFRNLLAQLYERFQQHTEALAEYALLIKLDPQNAEYYYAIGQLFEQLNKTEQAIFHYRQVISLNPKHAAAHAALGLLLFRNKLMSEAKQEIATALKLEPDNTTALYYQGRLLRETKEYAQALASFEKAARNADLRQKCFTERGLCYLDASSLEKAAFEFDRALKLITAKNANPDTLRLRYAAAACYEKMRDLDRAIEQWEIIHTVTPNYKDVADKLNQYRDLRSNDYMKEYLTVGAEAFLKLCKAVTEQAFALSVQSQKEIKQGCAIIALEDNSEKWMNVRKQPKLFIYSRDSDIIGDSFLRSLHEQMKAQGLVRGVVITSSGFSRAALSFAENRPFELIDKDKLESILKTIKGI